A part of Haloarchaeobius sp. HME9146 genomic DNA contains:
- a CDS encoding PrsW family intramembrane metalloprotease has product MSPRRDPVERAADRASDLYEIATWEPRTEFDGFAVSVYEGLRPAARFGVIVLAGILALVLFGLVAIGAITTPLVGGFVVLSIVPALLFAVYVYRSDVTTQEPLRLVVGTFLLAILFSTFASVVNTVMSAGFSFVGLPTSTLLGGFVYFFFIVAPGEEFVKWLAIRMYPYRRPEFDAVIDGAVYGAIAGLGFATIENAVYITGSINQASTVPIVDAGSAIATVRAFAGPGHVIYSAIAGFYLGLAKFNRDYFGPIVVKGLLLAALFHATYNMTVSRVPQVLSTALDISPIAAFFGYVVVYDTVIGLFLYRKIRNYRRAYDEVGAHRNGVAAGESELTEFDQPPRY; this is encoded by the coding sequence ATGAGTCCACGCCGTGACCCGGTCGAGCGGGCCGCCGACCGGGCCAGTGACCTGTACGAGATCGCGACGTGGGAGCCACGCACCGAGTTCGACGGGTTCGCGGTCTCTGTCTACGAGGGGCTCCGCCCCGCTGCTCGGTTCGGCGTCATCGTCCTCGCGGGCATCCTCGCGCTCGTGCTGTTCGGCCTGGTCGCCATCGGAGCCATCACCACCCCACTGGTCGGCGGCTTCGTCGTGCTCTCCATCGTTCCCGCACTGCTCTTTGCGGTCTACGTCTACCGGAGCGACGTGACGACACAGGAGCCACTGCGGCTCGTCGTCGGTACGTTCCTGCTCGCCATCCTGTTCTCGACGTTCGCCAGCGTCGTCAACACCGTGATGAGCGCGGGCTTCAGTTTCGTCGGCCTCCCGACCAGCACGCTGCTCGGCGGCTTCGTCTACTTCTTCTTCATCGTCGCGCCCGGTGAGGAGTTCGTGAAGTGGCTCGCCATCCGCATGTACCCCTACCGGCGCCCCGAGTTCGACGCGGTCATCGACGGCGCGGTGTACGGTGCCATCGCCGGCCTCGGCTTCGCCACTATCGAGAACGCGGTCTACATCACGGGGAGCATCAACCAGGCGTCGACCGTCCCCATCGTCGACGCGGGCTCGGCCATCGCGACCGTCCGGGCGTTCGCCGGGCCGGGCCACGTCATCTACTCCGCCATCGCCGGGTTCTACCTCGGACTCGCGAAGTTCAACCGGGACTACTTCGGTCCCATCGTCGTGAAGGGCCTCCTGCTCGCGGCGCTGTTCCACGCGACCTACAACATGACCGTCAGCCGGGTCCCGCAGGTGCTCTCGACCGCACTCGACATCAGTCCCATCGCGGCGTTCTTCGGCTACGTCGTCGTCTACGACACCGTCATCGGGCTGTTCCTCTACCGCAAGATACGGAACTACCGGCGGGCCTACGACGAGGTCGGTGCCCACCGGAACGGGGTCGCGGCGGGCGAATCCGAACTCACCGAGTTCGACCAGCCCCCGCGGTACTGA
- a CDS encoding riboflavin synthase, which produces MFTGIVEETGEVVEVTETDDGRRLRIAGDVVLEDIGHGASIAVSGVCLTVEEFDAETFEVFLAEETVAKTYLGTVEAGDLVNLERAMPADGRFDGHIVQGHVDTTAEVLAVDRVGEDWRFTFELPEGYEQYVVDKGSVTLDGISLTVAEKGEGEFAVAIIPTTYELTNLSAKEPGDFVHLEVDVMAKYVENMLDGYTDRLA; this is translated from the coding sequence ATGTTCACCGGTATCGTCGAGGAGACGGGCGAGGTGGTCGAGGTGACAGAGACCGACGACGGGCGACGCCTGCGAATCGCGGGCGACGTGGTCCTCGAAGACATCGGCCACGGCGCGAGCATCGCCGTCAGCGGAGTCTGTCTGACCGTCGAAGAGTTCGACGCGGAGACGTTCGAGGTGTTCCTCGCGGAGGAGACCGTCGCGAAGACCTACCTTGGTACCGTCGAGGCGGGCGACCTCGTGAACCTGGAGCGAGCGATGCCCGCGGACGGGCGGTTCGACGGCCACATCGTGCAGGGTCACGTCGACACGACGGCCGAGGTCCTCGCGGTCGACCGGGTCGGCGAGGACTGGCGGTTCACGTTCGAACTCCCCGAGGGCTACGAGCAGTACGTCGTCGACAAGGGGTCGGTCACCCTCGACGGCATCAGCCTGACCGTCGCCGAGAAGGGCGAGGGGGAGTTCGCGGTCGCCATCATCCCGACGACGTACGAGCTGACGAACCTCTCGGCGAAGGAGCCGGGTGACTTCGTCCACCTGGAGGTGGACGTGATGGCGAAGTACGTAGAGAACATGCTCGACGGCTACACCGACCGGCTGGCCTGA
- a CDS encoding M24 family metallopeptidase, with translation MASTAVVDQARETKTDAEQLRQTTVQSAACAGMRRVAEVLAEAEPGDLTEEDPGHGHGHSGHAHGHGHSHSAGDDSDEGHDHDGPLVWNDAPLTALRLRWEANAALAAEGVHPGTTAIGVAGRTATPRSDDPIEPGDTVVVDLAPHGQDGYHGRLVRTFVVDGDGGWTRRAQLAAETALDAALGELEPGITVGEVLLELEAEVAAYGFDGDDGTAYGVGLERREAPLLGELDDDAELDAGTVLALDATVSDADEGTVRLADLVVITADGGRALGAFPRSLAP, from the coding sequence GTGGCCTCGACCGCGGTCGTCGACCAGGCAAGGGAGACGAAGACCGACGCCGAACAGCTCCGCCAGACAACGGTCCAGTCGGCGGCCTGTGCGGGCATGCGCCGCGTCGCCGAAGTTCTGGCCGAGGCCGAACCCGGTGACCTCACCGAGGAAGACCCAGGGCACGGCCATGGCCACAGCGGACACGCCCACGGCCACGGCCACAGCCACAGCGCCGGTGACGACAGCGACGAGGGCCACGACCACGACGGCCCCCTCGTCTGGAACGACGCCCCCCTCACCGCGCTCCGGCTGCGGTGGGAGGCCAACGCCGCCCTCGCAGCCGAGGGCGTCCACCCCGGGACGACCGCCATCGGCGTCGCGGGCCGGACGGCGACCCCGCGGAGCGACGACCCCATCGAACCGGGCGACACCGTCGTCGTCGACCTCGCGCCCCACGGGCAGGACGGCTACCACGGCCGGCTGGTCCGGACGTTCGTCGTCGACGGTGACGGCGGCTGGACCCGGCGTGCGCAACTGGCCGCCGAGACCGCCCTCGACGCGGCCCTCGGCGAACTCGAACCCGGTATCACGGTCGGCGAGGTGCTGCTGGAACTCGAAGCCGAGGTCGCTGCCTACGGATTCGACGGCGACGACGGGACGGCCTACGGCGTCGGACTGGAACGCCGCGAAGCGCCGCTGCTCGGCGAGCTGGACGACGACGCAGAACTCGACGCCGGGACGGTGCTGGCGCTCGATGCCACGGTCAGTGACGCAGACGAAGGGACGGTCAGGCTCGCCGACCTCGTCGTGATTACGGCCGACGGCGGGCGCGCACTCGGCGCGTTCCCGCGGTCGCTGGCACCCTGA
- a CDS encoding UvrD-helicase domain-containing protein codes for MTDAETKVTRLFGGPGSGKTTALLDKVEEILEDEDVTFRDILVVSYTRAAAAEIRERLAERLDINPRSLQGNVCTMHAKAYDLLNLSRNDVVGESDKEEFCEEYGIEYEDEYGGAGRRTARSTTIGNKIIATSQWLQRTNREVADWYDVPFQWDVETVRLPPEIDPNAQEGNKYTPTWPSDDDRIDVPETIRAWRKYKGDNELVGFADMLERVEQRSLLPNVDYLVIDEFQDITTLQHRVYDEWRPHMKGVLIAGDDDQVVYAWQGADPDLLLDAEPDDDIILPNSYRLPSRILNIVNKEIRHIEKRQDKDLKPRKEGGVVEAVQNPSMLDLVRNVRRTIQNDDGTVMILFRARYQMFQFIDEFITEGIPFKSLTDQRMWTDRLNDYVTAVEQIEEGEDINGLQARRLADMLQESAFGTNERDEFFDAIDEAQEEAGVEDLTELTISPDLVSDFVPFMPGPASASDMVRKVTSFQRKSMKAYFATGEHRDMDRDHVRLGTIHSAKGREADHVFMATDLTEKVVEQMVATVDEDALDDDIEFTKTTSPVPILTDNERRVFYVGMSRARERLVLLENLVDGAPTLSVDVLLNNEITGIDLDELIEMAKQPVEPEAAD; via the coding sequence ATGACTGACGCCGAGACGAAAGTAACCCGCCTCTTCGGTGGCCCGGGAAGCGGGAAGACGACAGCCCTCCTCGACAAGGTGGAGGAGATCCTCGAAGACGAGGACGTGACCTTCCGCGACATCCTCGTCGTCTCCTACACTCGTGCGGCAGCAGCCGAGATCCGCGAGCGTCTCGCCGAGCGCCTCGACATCAATCCCCGCTCCCTCCAGGGGAACGTCTGTACCATGCACGCGAAGGCGTACGACCTCCTGAACCTCTCCCGCAACGACGTCGTCGGCGAGTCCGACAAGGAGGAGTTCTGCGAGGAGTACGGCATCGAGTACGAGGACGAGTACGGTGGTGCCGGCCGCCGCACCGCCCGCTCGACCACCATCGGGAACAAGATCATCGCGACGAGCCAGTGGCTCCAGCGGACCAACCGCGAGGTCGCCGACTGGTACGACGTGCCGTTCCAGTGGGACGTCGAGACGGTCCGTCTCCCGCCCGAGATCGACCCCAACGCCCAGGAAGGCAACAAGTACACCCCGACGTGGCCCTCGGACGACGACCGCATCGACGTCCCCGAGACCATCCGGGCGTGGCGCAAGTACAAGGGCGACAACGAGCTCGTCGGCTTCGCGGACATGCTCGAACGCGTCGAACAGCGCTCCCTGCTCCCGAACGTCGACTACCTCGTCATCGACGAGTTCCAGGACATCACGACGCTCCAGCACCGCGTCTACGACGAGTGGCGGCCTCACATGAAGGGCGTCCTCATCGCGGGTGACGACGACCAGGTCGTCTACGCCTGGCAGGGTGCCGACCCCGACCTCCTGCTCGACGCCGAGCCGGACGACGACATCATCCTCCCCAACTCCTACCGGCTCCCCTCGCGCATCCTCAACATCGTCAACAAGGAGATCCGCCACATCGAGAAGCGCCAGGACAAGGACCTCAAACCCCGCAAAGAGGGCGGCGTCGTCGAAGCCGTCCAGAACCCGTCGATGCTCGACCTCGTGCGGAACGTCCGCCGGACCATCCAGAACGACGACGGGACGGTCATGATCCTGTTCCGGGCGCGCTACCAGATGTTCCAGTTCATCGACGAGTTCATCACGGAGGGCATCCCGTTCAAGTCGCTGACCGACCAGCGCATGTGGACCGACCGCCTGAACGACTACGTCACCGCGGTCGAGCAGATCGAGGAAGGCGAGGACATCAACGGGCTGCAGGCTCGACGACTCGCCGACATGCTGCAGGAGTCCGCCTTCGGTACGAACGAGCGCGACGAGTTCTTCGACGCCATCGACGAGGCCCAGGAAGAGGCCGGTGTCGAGGACCTCACCGAGCTCACCATCTCGCCCGACCTCGTGAGCGACTTCGTCCCCTTCATGCCCGGCCCGGCGTCGGCGTCGGACATGGTCCGGAAGGTCACCTCCTTCCAGCGCAAGTCGATGAAGGCGTACTTCGCGACCGGCGAGCACCGCGACATGGACCGCGACCACGTCCGTCTCGGCACCATCCACTCCGCGAAGGGTCGCGAGGCCGACCACGTGTTCATGGCGACCGACCTCACCGAGAAGGTCGTCGAGCAGATGGTCGCGACGGTCGACGAGGACGCACTGGACGACGACATCGAGTTCACCAAGACGACCTCGCCGGTCCCCATCCTGACCGACAACGAGCGACGTGTGTTCTACGTCGGGATGTCCCGTGCCCGCGAGCGCCTCGTCCTGCTGGAGAACCTCGTCGACGGCGCGCCGACCCTCTCGGTCGACGTGCTCCTGAACAACGAGATAACCGGCATCGACCTCGACGAGCTCATCGAGATGGCGAAACAGCCCGTCGAGCCGGAAGCTGCCGACTGA
- a CDS encoding HVO_0416 family zinc finger protein: MASAPQSGDDVFDQFLADRGHETEPVGWDRSYNKLQCPDCMALHDEAADDCGVCGWAPN, from the coding sequence ATGGCGTCCGCACCCCAATCCGGTGACGACGTGTTCGACCAATTCCTCGCAGACCGCGGTCACGAGACAGAACCGGTAGGGTGGGATCGAAGTTACAACAAGCTCCAGTGCCCCGATTGTATGGCGCTCCACGACGAGGCCGCCGACGACTGCGGGGTCTGTGGCTGGGCACCGAACTGA
- a CDS encoding molybdopterin-synthase adenylyltransferase MoeB: MTGLSLDPTQLDRYSRHIIMDEVGPEGQERLLDAAVLCVGAGGLGSPVIEYLAAAGVGRLGIADDDVVERSNLQRQVIHRDADVGEPKAESAARFVRDLNPDVTVDVHETRVGPDNVTDLVAEYDLVVDGSDNFATRYLVNDACVLSETPFVHGAIYKFEGQATTYEPGAPCYRCVFPEAPEPGTVADCATTGVLGVLPGTLGCIMATEAVKKVLGAGESLDDRLLLYDAMDMSFDEVPVRQNPDCPVCGDEPQIGSVADVDYAETCAIE, from the coding sequence ATGACCGGCCTCAGTCTCGATCCGACGCAGCTCGACCGCTACTCCCGGCACATCATCATGGACGAGGTCGGCCCCGAGGGTCAGGAGCGTCTCCTCGACGCGGCCGTCCTCTGTGTCGGCGCGGGTGGCCTCGGCTCACCCGTCATCGAGTACCTCGCCGCCGCGGGCGTCGGCCGTCTTGGTATCGCGGACGACGACGTGGTCGAACGCTCGAACCTCCAGCGACAGGTCATCCACCGCGACGCGGACGTAGGCGAACCCAAGGCCGAGAGCGCCGCCCGGTTCGTCCGCGACCTGAACCCCGACGTGACCGTCGACGTGCACGAGACCCGCGTCGGCCCCGACAACGTGACCGACCTCGTCGCGGAGTACGACCTCGTCGTCGACGGGAGCGACAACTTCGCGACGCGCTACCTCGTGAACGACGCGTGTGTGCTCTCGGAGACCCCGTTCGTCCACGGGGCCATCTACAAGTTCGAGGGGCAGGCGACCACCTACGAACCGGGTGCGCCCTGCTACCGGTGCGTGTTCCCGGAAGCACCCGAACCCGGCACCGTCGCCGACTGTGCCACGACCGGCGTCCTCGGCGTATTGCCCGGAACGCTGGGCTGCATCATGGCGACCGAGGCCGTCAAGAAGGTACTCGGGGCCGGCGAGAGTCTCGATGACAGGCTGTTGCTGTACGACGCCATGGACATGAGCTTCGACGAGGTGCCGGTGCGCCAGAACCCCGACTGCCCGGTGTGCGGGGACGAACCACAGATCGGGTCGGTCGCGGACGTGGACTACGCAGAGACGTGTGCTATCGAGTGA
- a CDS encoding HAD-IIA family hydrolase, whose product MTRRAAIVDLDGTVWRSEQLIPGADEGVLALRDAGVAVRFVTNSTSVDRGRFPATLESLGIPGDIGGLSSSASATATYLAEHHPDADVFVVGHAVLHEEIQDAGLTVVESGDADVVAAGKAYDISHELLTETLRAFHKGTLFVATNPDRTYPTPEGLEPGAGATIGAIEGMTGRDPLVIGKPSEHMADAVCETLGVKPSECLVVGDNLHTDILMGERAGMETVLVLTGATTREEAVASDVQPDHILESLGDIEEIL is encoded by the coding sequence ATGACGCGACGCGCGGCCATCGTGGACCTCGACGGGACCGTCTGGCGCAGCGAGCAACTGATACCCGGCGCAGACGAGGGCGTGCTCGCATTGCGGGACGCCGGGGTCGCGGTCCGGTTCGTCACCAATAGCACCAGCGTGGACCGGGGACGGTTCCCCGCGACCCTGGAATCGCTCGGCATCCCGGGGGACATCGGCGGCCTCTCCTCCTCCGCGTCGGCCACCGCGACCTACCTCGCCGAGCACCACCCCGACGCCGACGTGTTCGTCGTCGGTCACGCGGTCCTGCACGAAGAGATTCAGGACGCCGGCCTCACCGTCGTCGAATCGGGCGACGCCGACGTGGTCGCCGCCGGGAAGGCCTACGACATCAGCCACGAGTTGCTGACCGAGACGCTCAGGGCGTTCCACAAGGGGACCCTGTTCGTCGCGACGAACCCCGACCGGACCTACCCCACGCCGGAGGGACTGGAACCCGGTGCTGGCGCGACCATCGGTGCCATCGAGGGCATGACCGGCCGCGACCCGCTGGTCATCGGGAAACCCTCCGAGCACATGGCCGATGCCGTCTGTGAAACACTCGGTGTGAAACCGAGCGAGTGCCTCGTCGTCGGCGACAACCTGCACACTGACATCCTGATGGGCGAGCGTGCCGGGATGGAGACCGTGCTGGTACTGACGGGCGCGACGACGCGGGAGGAGGCGGTGGCATCGGACGTCCAGCCGGACCACATTCTGGAGTCGCTGGGGGACATCGAGGAGATCCTGTAG
- a CDS encoding DUF4097 domain-containing protein codes for MQSFSRRDLIGAGAAALTLGLAGCTGLAVSTEVRSDSYVVDGGTLVVETSNGDVLVEPTYGEQLDVAYTMQTNGPRSEFDRVSVDVETGAENRVVASIDASGFIPLSVSVDLRIRVPEGVRVVGAKTANGDIIVENVAGDLVAETDNGDVQVTDVEGYVTLRSTNGDVTARNIQGLDAAVSTNGAVDVDVLGLRGDAEVRSSNGDVTARLDPSLQAALEAKTSNGEVTWRDIELVTTTWDDNEVQGNINGGNSPLIRVQSSNGDVTIRAR; via the coding sequence ATGCAATCATTCTCGCGGAGAGATCTCATCGGTGCCGGGGCCGCGGCGCTCACCCTCGGCCTCGCCGGCTGTACCGGACTCGCGGTGAGCACCGAGGTCCGGTCGGATTCCTACGTCGTCGACGGCGGCACCCTTGTCGTCGAGACGAGCAACGGCGACGTGCTGGTCGAACCGACCTACGGCGAGCAGCTCGATGTCGCGTACACGATGCAGACGAACGGACCGCGCTCGGAGTTCGACCGGGTGAGCGTCGACGTCGAGACCGGTGCGGAGAACCGGGTCGTCGCGAGCATCGACGCCAGTGGCTTCATCCCGCTGAGTGTCTCTGTCGACCTCCGAATCCGCGTCCCGGAGGGTGTCCGGGTCGTCGGCGCGAAGACTGCGAACGGCGACATCATCGTCGAGAACGTCGCCGGTGACCTCGTGGCCGAGACGGACAACGGCGACGTCCAGGTCACCGACGTCGAGGGCTACGTCACGCTGCGCTCGACCAACGGCGACGTCACGGCCAGGAACATCCAGGGGCTCGACGCGGCGGTCAGCACGAACGGTGCAGTGGACGTGGACGTGCTCGGCCTGCGTGGGGACGCCGAGGTCCGGTCGTCGAACGGCGACGTGACGGCGCGCCTCGACCCGTCGTTGCAGGCCGCCCTCGAGGCGAAGACGAGCAACGGCGAGGTGACCTGGCGCGACATCGAACTCGTGACGACCACCTGGGACGACAACGAGGTCCAGGGGAACATCAACGGCGGGAACAGCCCGCTCATCCGGGTGCAGTCGAGCAACGGTGACGTGACCATCCGGGCCCGCTAA
- a CDS encoding desampylase, with protein sequence MGNRHLLLPDDCRSHLLAHARAVAPDEACGVLGGTEDPDGDRTVTSVHPVTNVADSPRTRYELDPTETVHVIDKLEESGHDVVGFYHSHPAGPAGPSSTDRAQATWKGKVYCIVSLAGETTEKDAATIGAWVWTGDEFETLQTGDDRD encoded by the coding sequence ATGGGGAACCGACACCTTCTGCTCCCGGACGACTGCCGGAGCCACCTTCTCGCGCACGCCCGGGCCGTCGCCCCTGACGAGGCCTGTGGCGTCCTCGGCGGCACGGAGGACCCGGACGGCGACCGGACGGTGACGAGCGTCCACCCCGTCACGAACGTCGCGGACAGCCCGCGAACCCGGTACGAACTCGACCCCACGGAGACGGTCCACGTCATCGACAAACTGGAAGAGTCGGGGCACGACGTCGTCGGTTTCTACCACTCGCATCCAGCCGGGCCCGCCGGGCCGAGCTCGACCGACCGGGCACAGGCGACGTGGAAGGGAAAGGTGTACTGTATCGTCTCACTGGCCGGGGAGACCACGGAGAAGGACGCCGCGACCATCGGCGCGTGGGTCTGGACGGGCGACGAGTTCGAGACACTGCAGACGGGAGACGACCGCGATTAG
- a CDS encoding ABC transporter substrate-binding protein, with protein MNVVTLLPAATEIVYALGVEPVGVSHECDYPPAAQDLPVVEYSHVDASASSDDIDQQVHEAQSEHGSVYGIDVDLLDDLDPDLVVTQGMCDVCAVDEVLVEEAIDAIDATPEVLTTDPHSLSDIYDDIQRIGAALGKQADAADFVDSLRSRVAAVEERSRGDGCEQQHLAVLDWTDPVMVAGHWVPELAHRANCEYGMAAPGDRSIPREWDDLLRYDPDVLVVAPCGFDLDQTRRNLGDLTEREGWENLTAVQEGNVWAIDGDQYMNRPGPRAVDSLEILASVVHPEAFERPPESAAQPLSTLYERRFGTV; from the coding sequence ATGAACGTCGTGACGCTGTTGCCTGCCGCGACGGAGATAGTCTACGCGCTCGGGGTGGAGCCCGTCGGCGTCTCGCACGAGTGCGACTACCCGCCGGCGGCACAGGACCTGCCCGTGGTCGAGTACAGCCACGTCGATGCGAGCGCCAGCAGCGACGACATCGACCAGCAGGTGCACGAGGCCCAGTCCGAGCACGGGAGCGTCTACGGCATCGACGTCGACCTGCTGGACGACCTCGACCCGGACCTCGTCGTCACGCAGGGCATGTGCGACGTGTGTGCCGTCGACGAGGTGCTCGTCGAGGAGGCCATCGACGCCATCGACGCGACTCCCGAGGTACTCACGACCGACCCACACAGCCTCTCCGACATCTACGACGACATCCAGCGCATCGGGGCCGCACTCGGCAAGCAGGCCGACGCCGCCGACTTCGTCGACTCGCTCCGGTCGCGGGTCGCCGCGGTCGAGGAACGCAGCAGGGGGGACGGCTGCGAACAGCAACATCTCGCCGTGCTGGACTGGACCGACCCCGTGATGGTCGCGGGTCACTGGGTGCCCGAACTCGCCCACCGCGCGAACTGCGAGTACGGGATGGCCGCCCCCGGCGACCGGTCCATCCCTCGCGAGTGGGACGACCTGCTGCGGTACGACCCGGACGTGCTCGTGGTCGCACCCTGCGGATTCGACCTCGACCAGACCCGGCGGAACCTGGGCGACCTGACCGAGCGCGAGGGCTGGGAGAACCTGACCGCGGTCCAGGAGGGGAACGTCTGGGCCATCGACGGCGACCAGTACATGAACCGCCCCGGCCCACGGGCCGTGGACTCGCTGGAGATTCTCGCGAGCGTCGTGCACCCCGAGGCGTTCGAGCGCCCGCCCGAGTCCGCCGCCCAGCCGCTATCGACACTGTACGAGCGCCGGTTCGGGACGGTCTGA
- a CDS encoding carboxypeptidase M32: protein MATEAATEESGDLYEEFLSTVQRLSNVGYAQQVLNWDQEVMMPEEGTRARSQQLSALSAIGHELLTSDEMAGYLDDLEAADLDPEQEAVVREIRRKHERATRVPTELVQEISETTSEAHPKWKKAKAEDDFSIFAPSLEKLVELKKEYAEYIDPDKDPYEVLFEDYEPYLGLDTAEETLAQLREDLVPLVEDIRDSDVELATPFEGEFDADTQEELARDVLDTVGYDWDRGRLDVAPHPFSTGTQFDARVTTRFNPADPLGALTSTIHEFGHASYTLGLPDEHYGTPLGEARDLTVHESQSRLWENHIGRSEAFWERFLPAMKERFPQLEDATPRDVYEAANTVKEDNLIRVEADELTYHMHIVVRFEIERELISGDLDVEDVPEAWNDKYEQYLGIRPDTDAEGCLQDIHWSHGSFGYFSTYSLGSVLAAQLYDAAEDDIDDLESKVREGDFEELHAWLTDKIHRHGKRYTTDDLVREATGEEFTADYFVDYVESKYGALYDL, encoded by the coding sequence ATGGCAACCGAAGCCGCCACTGAAGAGTCAGGGGACCTCTACGAGGAGTTCCTCTCGACGGTCCAGCGCCTCTCGAACGTCGGGTACGCCCAGCAGGTCCTGAACTGGGACCAGGAGGTCATGATGCCCGAGGAGGGGACACGCGCCCGCTCCCAGCAGCTCTCTGCCCTCTCGGCTATCGGCCACGAACTGCTCACCAGCGACGAGATGGCCGGCTACCTCGACGACCTCGAGGCCGCCGACCTCGACCCCGAGCAGGAGGCGGTCGTCCGCGAGATTCGCCGGAAGCACGAGCGCGCGACCCGCGTCCCGACCGAACTCGTCCAAGAGATTTCGGAGACGACCTCCGAGGCCCACCCGAAGTGGAAGAAGGCCAAGGCGGAGGACGACTTCTCCATCTTCGCCCCCAGCCTCGAGAAGCTGGTCGAACTGAAGAAGGAGTACGCCGAGTACATCGACCCCGACAAGGACCCCTACGAGGTCCTGTTCGAGGACTACGAGCCGTACCTCGGCCTCGATACCGCCGAGGAGACCCTGGCGCAGCTCCGTGAGGACCTCGTCCCGCTCGTCGAGGACATCCGCGACTCCGATGTCGAACTCGCCACCCCGTTCGAGGGCGAGTTCGACGCCGACACCCAGGAGGAACTGGCCCGTGACGTGCTCGACACCGTCGGCTACGACTGGGACCGCGGCCGCCTCGACGTGGCACCGCACCCGTTCTCCACCGGCACGCAGTTCGACGCCCGCGTGACCACGCGGTTCAACCCGGCGGACCCGCTGGGCGCGCTCACCTCGACCATCCACGAGTTCGGCCACGCCAGCTACACGCTCGGCCTGCCGGACGAGCACTACGGGACGCCGCTGGGCGAGGCCCGCGACCTGACCGTCCACGAGTCCCAGAGCCGCCTCTGGGAGAACCACATCGGGCGCTCGGAGGCGTTCTGGGAGCGCTTCCTGCCGGCGATGAAAGAGCGCTTCCCGCAGCTCGAGGACGCCACCCCGCGTGACGTGTACGAGGCCGCGAACACGGTGAAGGAGGACAACCTCATCCGCGTCGAGGCGGACGAACTCACCTACCACATGCACATCGTGGTCCGCTTCGAGATCGAGCGCGAACTCATCTCGGGCGACCTCGACGTCGAGGACGTCCCTGAAGCGTGGAACGACAAGTACGAGCAGTACCTCGGCATCCGCCCCGACACCGACGCGGAGGGCTGCCTGCAGGACATCCACTGGAGCCACGGCTCCTTCGGCTACTTCTCGACGTACTCGCTCGGGTCGGTCCTCGCGGCGCAGCTCTACGACGCCGCCGAGGACGACATCGACGACCTCGAATCGAAGGTCCGCGAGGGCGACTTCGAGGAGCTCCACGCCTGGCTCACGGACAAGATTCACCGCCACGGCAAGCGCTACACGACCGACGACCTCGTCCGCGAGGCCACGGGTGAGGAGTTCACGGCCGACTACTTCGTCGACTACGTCGAGTCGAAGTACGGGGCGCTGTACGACCTGTAG